The Chloroflexota bacterium genomic sequence CTTGCCCTTGCTGACGAGGGGCTTGGTGGGTTTGAGCACGAAGTCCACTACCTCGTCGAATGAGGCATCGACCTCTGGGAGCCTCAACCCCTGAGTCTTGGGACGCGCCTTACTCGGCTTGGCCATCACTTAGCTCCTACTAGGTCTTGATAGCGCAGCCGCTTGCCCTCCATCGCCTTGATTATCTTCCCTATACGGTCTACAGCGTCAAGCGCACGGTCGTTGTGCCGACTACTGAATTCCGCCAGGTAGCGGTTTAGGTGCTTACGGCTAAGAGTATGATACGTCCCCTTATAGCTCCTCTTCAATATGGACCAGAACGCTTCAATGCCGTTAGTGGAAACGCGGCCTCGAGCGTAGACTCCCCAACTATGAGTCACGGTGTGATGCTCACGTGGGAGCTTGGCATAGCCTTGATGCTCGTCACTATAAACCACTGCACTACGCTCTGTACGCTTTACCACGTAGTTATGCATGGTGCGTCGGTCAGCGTTCTCTATCACATGCGCCCTAACCTGCTTAGTAGGACGATCAAGTATCCCTATGACAGCCACCTTTCCAGCGTATTTGCCTAGACGCTGGTCAAAGTGCCGGTTGTAGTCTGAGCCGCCCACGTATGTCTCATCGACCTCAACCGGACCTGCAAACTTCTCACGCTTAGGCACCATAGCCTTGCGTATCCGATGAGCCAGGTACCAAGCCGTTTGTTGATGCACGCCCAAGTATTTAGTCAGATTGGTACTAGACACACCTTTAGGGTCGGTAGTGAGCAAGTAGATTGCCCACGCCCAAGCGGTCAACGGCAGTCTCGAATTGTGCATCAGCGTGCCGCTCTTGACTGAGAAGTGGTGGCGGCACCCTTGCTCGCGGCAACGGAACGGTTGGGGCTTACGACTAGCGACCTTAGCCACGTTCAGCGAGCCGCACTTGTAACACGCTATGCCATTAGGCCAACGCCTGTTTATGAAGAACTGCTCAGCCGATTCCTCAGTACCGAATAGCCTAAACGCCTGCTGTAGGGTCAAGTTCTTACCCATAGCCGCCCTCCTTATTGAGAATACTAACTCCAATAACGCTCCCTAATCAAGGCTATTTGCAGGCTATTGGGACGCCTATTTGAACCTGTCAAGTATGAACAATAGTGCTAGGGCAATATAGGCGAACGGTTGAAGTGGTCGGATTAACTCGGATAAGAGTTCCATGTAACCCCTCTTTGTTTGACGTTGCCGTCTCAACAGCTAATCCTATAGGTGACTCCTTTCCTCTTTGTGGAGTCACGCCCGTCGGGTCGGCCAACCTGGCGGGCATTTCTATTGTAGGCGCCCAAAGTCGAACTTGCAAGGCTGCTATTGACTTCCGCAGTCAGAGGGCTATGATGAGGAATGTCAGGAACCCTCGCCGTCGAGTGCGGCGGAAGGCGGAGCCCGCGCGGGTCAGGGCACCCATGCCCTCTTGTCTGCCTTCACAGGGGTTCCTGACAGAAACCTGCTCACGCGGGCGAGAGGGCACCTTGTGCTAGGCGCACTTCCCGCACCGCAGAAAGGAATACGCGATATGCGTATGCGAAGCATCCTAGCCATTATGCTAACCGCTCTGACAATTCTCGCCCTGTCCAGTGTGGCGGCTGCGGCTGACGAGCCCAGGTGTGCGAATACTGATAGCACGCAAGGCTTTGAGCAAGACTGTAACGGTGATGGGGTGGTAGTCCAGTACCTACTTAGGTTCCCGCTCGACGATAAGGAACCGTTCGAGTGGTGGACGACAGTCAACTCAGCCGAGCATCTGCCTCAGAAGACCGGAGTCATACCTGCTGACGAGTTCGGCCCGGAAGTAGTATTCGAGTACTACACCTACCGCTCTTGCGATGCTGATAAGGGCATTCACTACCAGAACAGAACCGCGTACCTGTTCAGAGACTGTGAGGCTCCAATATCGTATGAGCGAGCGCTGGACTTACTCTAGTCGGAGATAACAGGGA encodes the following:
- a CDS encoding IS1595 family transposase, with the translated sequence MGKNLTLQQAFRLFGTEESAEQFFINRRWPNGIACYKCGSLNVAKVASRKPQPFRCREQGCRHHFSVKSGTLMHNSRLPLTAWAWAIYLLTTDPKGVSSTNLTKYLGVHQQTAWYLAHRIRKAMVPKREKFAGPVEVDETYVGGSDYNRHFDQRLGKYAGKVAVIGILDRPTKQVRAHVIENADRRTMHNYVVKRTERSAVVYSDEHQGYAKLPREHHTVTHSWGVYARGRVSTNGIEAFWSILKRSYKGTYHTLSRKHLNRYLAEFSSRHNDRALDAVDRIGKIIKAMEGKRLRYQDLVGAK